The Pleomorphomonas sp. T1.2MG-36 DNA segment CAGCCATCCCGGCAATGCCCGCCCAGGCGTCGCGCAGGTCGATCAGGCTGTCGTGGAGTTTGCGGTAACGCCTGACCACGTCCGGTTTGCCGTAGGAGACGTGAAGGGCGATGATGTACCCTTTGTAGACGCGGTGCAGCCGCTCGGCCACTGCCCCACCCTTCGCATAGTCGAGCGCATGGTCCAGTCCACGCAGGATGGTGGCGGCCCGCATGACCTTGACGAAGCATTCCTCGAACTGCCCCGCCTCGCGCGCCCGAATGGCTTGGGAGATCGCCAGCAAGGTGGCATCGTAGAGCTTGACGACGGCGACGGTCGGATGAACGGAAGCAGCCGCCTGCCGGTAGGCGGCCGCAGCCTGGCCCATGCGAGAATTCATGTCCTGGAACTCCTGATATCCACGGTCAGCTGCTGCTCTTGGCGTCGAGCAGGGCTTGAAGGTAAGCGAGGGTCGATTGCGCTGTGCTGATTGAGGCCTGAAGACGGGCATAACGGGTGGTCAGATTGTCCCGGTAGGTCTCGGCCCGCGACGTGATGGTGTCGATCTGATCCTGATAGTCGTCATTCTTCTCGGTGAGATTGGTCACGATGGTCGTGAGCGTGCCGTCGTCCGAGTTTATGGAGCTGTCCACAAGATTGTAGATTTGCTCGGCGATTCCGGAGGCCTGATTGATGGTCACCGTTTGCGACGTGGAGCCGGTAAAAACCAGCGTGTACCCCTCATAGGCGGTGCCGGCGACGCCCTTGATGCGGCTACCGGACACCGTGAACAGTCCGGACTCGCCGTTGACCGTTACCGAGGAGAGCGCGCCGCTCTCGTCCACGGTGATGTCGAGCTGGAACGTCGATGGCGCGCTTGTGCCGCGATACAGCACGCCGACATCGCTCGAGGAGCTCTCGAAAGTATAGCCGAACAACTGCTGAACACGTTCAGGATCTTCGAGGAGTATGTCGTCGAGCGTATCCTCGTCATACTCGAGGTAGTTGTTTTCGTCGAAGCTGAGGCCGATCGCCGATATGGACGCTTCGTCGAGCGAGAAGTTCAAAGCCGAGGCGACCTGCTGATTGATGCTGCGGATGCTCGCATCGCCGAACAGCACGGAGTCCGCCGATGCTCCGCCGCCCGTCGCCACCTGTTGCTGTGAGATGGCCCATTCGCGATAAGCGTTGTAGGCATCCACGAACGCAACGACCGCACTCTTTATGTCGGATAGATTCTGGCCGATCTCGACGGTGATGGACTGATTGTCTGTCGTCGTCGAATAGAGATAGAACGTCACGCCATCGATGACGTCGCTGATGTCGTTGGTCGATCGCGTGATCGTAACTCCATCGACGGTGAAGATGGCATTTTGGGCGGCTTGCAGTTCGTCGGCAAAAGCGCCCTCCTCGTCGATCACCCCCAGGCTTTGCAAGACGCCGTCCGGATCGCCGACGCTGATGGTCTGACCGGTCTCGGAAGTCGTGAGGATGAGTTCGTAGGAGGAGTCGGACACCTTGAGCACGGTGGCCTTGATGCCGCTGGTGGCGTTTTGCTTGTTGATGGCGGTTGCGATCTCGGAGAGCGACATGTCCTCCGTGACGTCGATGGTCACCGCCGTCCCGCCTTCGACGCCGAGTTTGATGCTGCCCGACAGAGACAGGTCGCTGCTGGAAGACGCGTAGCTGCTGCTGGCGACCTTGTGGGCCATCGCCAGTTGCTTGACGGTTATCGAGTAGCTGCCGGTTTCCGCGCCGGCCTCGGCAGAGACGGACAGGGTGGAGTCGGTATCGACGTTACCGACGGACGTGAGATAGGCTGTCCGTTCGTTGAAGACGTCGTCGCTGCCTCCTGAAGAGTCGGTCGCCACTCTCAGAGCCGACGCCGTGTCCTGCAACGTCGAGAGAAGACTGGCAGCGCCCTGGTAGGCGGCGATCTTGGTCTCATTGTTGGTAATCTTGGTTTCGTAGGTATCGGCCTTGGCCAGCTTGGCCTGATAGAGCTCCTCGACGAGGCCGTCCCAATCGATCGATGACGTGTCGGTGGAGGCATAGTTGGTCGAGGTCGAGCCACTACTCGACGTAGAGGTACTGCTCGCCGTTGTCGACGCGGTCGAACTGGCAGTGGCGCTGGTGACCGAGGACATGAGACCTCCTCCGCCGCCCCGAACCGGGGCGGCATGATTGAAGGAAGGCGCGTATTTTGCGCCTTCCGCTCTTCAGGCTTGCCGAAACTTACTGCAGCAACTTCAAGAGGTTCTGCGTCATGTCATTCGCCGACGACGCGGCGGCCACGGCGGCCTGGACCTTGACTTCGGCGGAAGCGAGCTTCGCCTCCTCGGACGCAACGTCGACATCGGTGATCGCAGAGTTGGCCGCCTCGAGGTTTTCGATGGATGTGGCGATCGATTCCGAGGAGAACTCGAAGCGGCTTTCCTGAGCGCCGATGCTGGCGCGAGCCGCCGACACCTTGTCGATAGCCGCGTCGATGGTGTCGAGCGCGCTGGTCGCGTTGTCCTGGGTGGATACACTGAGCTGCTGCGTGCCGGAGCCGGTCGTCGAGATCGTGGTGGCCGAAGCATCGCTGGTGAAGCCGAGGTCCTTCAGGATCGAAGAGCCGGTCGCGGCCGTATAGTCCGTATCGGTGGTGTTGACCGAGATGCTGAGCGAGCTCGCACTGCCCGTGCTGGTCGAGGTGTTGGAGATGCTGAGCTGGCCGTTGGCGTAGGAGAAGGAAGCGCCCGTCACCGAAGCGGCCTCGAAGGCAGCGCCGATCTCATTGCCGGACAGCACACCGTCACCGTCGGAGTCGGCAGCGCTGTCGAGGGTGACATCCACAGCGGTGCCGCCATCGACGCTGACGCTGAGCACGACCGACTTGGCGTCGGTGCCCTGGCCGATACCGATGGAGACATTGCTGAGGTTGGCGGTGATGTCGTTGGCTTCCGAGGTGGAAAGCCCCAAGGTCGACGACGTCAAATCGTCGATCGTCACCTTGATGGTGTCGGAAGCCGAAGAGCCGACCACGATGCTGGTGCCGCCCGTGGACGAAGCAAAGGCGGAGGAGCCGTCGAGAAGGCTCTCCCCGTTGAAACGGGTGCCCGAGGCAATGGTATCGATCTGCTCGGTCAGTTCCTGGAATTCCGCATCGATGTAGGTGCGCTCGCTG contains these protein-coding regions:
- the fliD gene encoding flagellar filament capping protein FliD; this translates as MSSVTSATASSTASTTASSTSTSSSGSTSTNYASTDTSSIDWDGLVEELYQAKLAKADTYETKITNNETKIAAYQGAASLLSTLQDTASALRVATDSSGGSDDVFNERTAYLTSVGNVDTDSTLSVSAEAGAETGSYSITVKQLAMAHKVASSSYASSSSDLSLSGSIKLGVEGGTAVTIDVTEDMSLSEIATAINKQNATSGIKATVLKVSDSSYELILTTSETGQTISVGDPDGVLQSLGVIDEEGAFADELQAAQNAIFTVDGVTITRSTNDISDVIDGVTFYLYSTTTDNQSITVEIGQNLSDIKSAVVAFVDAYNAYREWAISQQQVATGGGASADSVLFGDASIRSINQQVASALNFSLDEASISAIGLSFDENNYLEYDEDTLDDILLEDPERVQQLFGYTFESSSSDVGVLYRGTSAPSTFQLDITVDESGALSSVTVNGESGLFTVSGSRIKGVAGTAYEGYTLVFTGSTSQTVTINQASGIAEQIYNLVDSSINSDDGTLTTIVTNLTEKNDDYQDQIDTITSRAETYRDNLTTRYARLQASISTAQSTLAYLQALLDAKSSS
- a CDS encoding flagellar export chaperone FliS, with translation MNSRMGQAAAAYRQAAASVHPTVAVVKLYDATLLAISQAIRAREAGQFEECFVKVMRAATILRGLDHALDYAKGGAVAERLHRVYKGYIIALHVSYGKPDVVRRYRKLHDSLIDLRDAWAGIAGMAAFVRQDAAEAAMQQNVAVSRPRLAMEAGTDPAMFFGLTGSRP